ATCTGCAGACACTCAACATTCTTCCCCAAGTCCTTTTGCTTCACACGTAATTCCTTACAAAGTGACTCCGAATACAGCAAAACTCGCACTCCATCTTCTACGCACTATTTCCCTGCTAATATTTCTCCCCTTCCTGCCTTTTATCTCAATCCGTGCCGTCCTACTGCCTCTTGTTACATACGAGGGCAGACAAAACCTAAAAAATGCGAAAAGTAGTTTCTCGTTTTCTTTCTAAACTTCCTGTCAGCAATGCAGTCAGGAAGGGGCTGTACAGGGTGGCCAGCCAACCCCTTACCACCCCCCTAACTACTGTACTGTATACAcgctcacacacaaacacactttaaCTCCTCAACACGTCGAATAAACCTCATACGCTACGTTCTCCTTCGCTTCATTGTCTCTCAGTCATCATGCCATAAACAGATGTCTGCAGATGTGTTTACTCCAGAAACAGATCTGTGTGAAGTCAACATCCCTCCCCTCCCCCAGAGTCCGAATGTGTCTGAAGTTAAACAACTCCAGATGCTCAGGAACCCCTAAAGGAGATTGGGAGTTTAGTCAGTTCTGGGACGAATTGCATACCATCCACCCATCCACTTCAAAAATACTTtgcatttataatttttcaaTGGACGCTGATTTCATGTTACATGTTTGGGAGCACTCAGGAGGGAACATATTTGTGATGATGCCAAAAGTGTATACTGCAAATGTTTTTGTGTAGACTTCAGTGCTTTCAAGACTGAAGAACTCATGTTGATGTACCAACATAACATTAGAAATGAAAATAGGATCAGCCATGCATAACATTTCTGTGTAGGCTACTACTGAATGTCTATTCTTATGTTTTCTATGCAGGCTGTGAGTTTACTGGAAAGTTATtatgaacaaaaaaatattaatatacacTAAACTGTTAATGTTATATAAGTCTGAGGTTTTCATTgagtaacactttataataagaaactcaatgaaatcaaaatttgaaTAACTTTTTCAATTCATATCTTAAATCTTTGAGGTTGTGTACTGCTAAAAAGcgactttatttaaaaaccaCCTGCTTTAAATAGCTATAGCAAGTACATAATAATTCTTCCTATTAAAAGAATACTTTCTGTTTCGACAGGAAATAGATAAAAACAATGCACATTATAACAGGGTAGTAAagaataaacttttaaaaacattcgGTTAATGTTAGAttctaatatatttatataatgttaAAAGCTGAATGCGTTAAAATTGATGTATTAAGAGCTAACATAAACAACaagtatatttatatacattaaaTGCGTTAAAATGGATGTATAATGAGCTAACATAAACAACAAAGTATATTTATGTACGATAACCAAGAATAATAAGTGCATCAAGTGCTTTTCATTATTCTTAGTATAGTACACTTGATTTAATAACTAACGTAAATGTACATCAAGTGTGTAAGTGCTTTACTAGTGTGCTGTGAACCCGAGAGCTCGCTGCAGATGCTTCCTGTTAATGAGGTGTGACTTCCACAAGCGAGTGATCTCACAGAAGTGCTCATCACCTTGACCCCACAATGCTATCTGTTACAACTTGTGCAGATCTTATCCTTTTACTAAAATATGCTTATATCATTGTGGTAAATGAGTGCTTTTTCCATTATACTGACTAGATGCATGAAGTATGATGTCATGAAGATATATGGAATGTATGGAAAACGGAGGACTACTGTGTCTGTGAGTCTAAGCAAGAGAAAGGTGGAAGGGTGGGAGAAAGTCGAAAAGGGGGCGCTGTTTTAACttaaataatactatggaaggtGGGGGTAAGACTGACTCACCCTTAGGCCAGAAGACCAAGTCACTCTTTCCATTCGAGTCTCTCACAGCTGCTGCCTGTTCAGCAGAAAAACTCCCTAACTTCCCAAAACACTGGAAATGCATACGGCAGAAGGAATAGGCCCAAAAATATTTGTCATTCAGCACTTTAAGAACATGTACACCGTCAGGGTGCAATATGCTGGGGGGTTGGGGGGATTACGCTCCCTCCTCTGGTCTTTGATTAACGGTCATCAAATGGACATATAAACGATAAGCACATTTAATATAAGTAAAAACCATGCCACGCAATAGTGCAAACAGCAGTAAAATCAGGCATGGAGTATTACTGTCAGCGTTTCCACTACTGTGAAAATAAGTGACAGCCATAGGTTATGTCATGATCTTTTTTTAATCCATGCTCGGAAATGTCGCCAAGCACCAATCGTCTATTTCAGCACAACAACAGCCAAATAATAAGTGAAAAAAATCCCAAGCAGCACATCATTGTGTTTACGTATATTGAGAGTACGTTGTGCATTGCTTTTTTTCTATTaaattaaaagtgtttttgcatGTCTGATGCAAAGCATAAAAAAGGAATGCATTCTGGCATGTACAGGTTAGGTTTCGTAATTGTTTTAGGTTTCTGTAACGGAGGCCAGCGGGTGCAAGTACTAGTTATttctataaatgttttatttcaacATGTACGAGAAATAGCTTAATACCCCAAATAATCAATAGAAGCATGTGGttcataatttattttcataaataaaaatatttgaaaaaaatccaccctctgatttttttacaaatcGCACCCTGTAGCCTACACCGCAACGTTGGAAGTTCCGCTTAACACTGACAGAAATTGTGAAAAATGGtcacaagctgtcactggggcagtaccctttaataAATATGTGCCATTTAAGTATACATCTGAGGTACTTATATGAACTCTGTAGGTGCAAATGTATAGTTTGTGCCCCAGCTAGGGACCATATCATTCCATCTAAAAGTCTATGATATTGCACATAATGTGACTATGtataaaatatgtgtaaaatatatatatattttttttgttttttagatattctatattatatatgaacataaaaaagatatttgaataaaaatgttctgaaatgtatacactcacctaaaggattattaggagcaaaatactaatactgtgtttgaccccctttcaccttcagaactgccttaattctacgtggcattgatttaacaaggtgctgaaatcattctttagaaatgtttgcCCATATTGAtcggatagcatcttgcagttgatagagatttgtgggatgcacatccagggcacgaaacTACTGTTCCAcgacatcccaaagatgctctattgggttgagatctggtgactgtgggggccattttactacagtgaactcattgtcatgttcaagaaaccaatttgaaatgattcgagctttgtgacatggtgcattatcctgttggaagtagccatcagaggatgggtacatggtggtcgtAAAGGGATGgtcatggtcagaaacaatgctcaggtaggccgtggcatttaaacgatgcccaattggcactaagggacctaaagtgtgccaagaaaacatcccccacaccattacaccatcaccagcctgcacagtggtaacaaagCATGATGGATCCAAGTTCtcattctgactctaccatctgaatgtctcaacagaaatcgagactcatcagaccaggcaacatttttccagtcttcaactgtccaatttttggggctcgtgcaaattgtagcctctttttcctatttgtagtggagatgagtggtacctggtggggtcttctgctgttgtagacCATCCgcttcaaggttgtgcgtgttgtgccttcacaaatgctttgcgtcatacctcggttgtaacgagtggttatttcagtcaaagttgctcttttatcagcttgaatcagtcggcctattctcctctgacctttagcatcaacaaggcatttttgaccacaggactgccgcatactggatgtttttttttccttttcacaccattctttgtaaaccctagaaatggttgtgcgtgaaaatctcagtaactgagcagattctgaaatactcagaccggcccgtctggcaccaacaaccatgccacgctcaaaattgcttaattcacctttctttcccattctgacattcagttttaatttttttagactgttaatggattctgccaacaaaccggtatttctgaatggtctgaggccgggattaagtggatctgaagcgaaagtatttgattaaCATATAATACGTGTTaagagcattcagttaatatcattaGCTCATATTTGACGGAgctgagctcctcatatattGTTGTAAATCAATATTAGGTTTATTCTTAACTAGTAGTTAATAGGCTACTGGATTTTTGGATCTTGTATTTCAAAAACAATGCCAATATGTCCGTAAATTATTTTTAGTAGATTGTATTGATGATAATTTTCCTTTAGTAGGTTGTATTGATGCTtgcaaaaggtttttttttagtCTTGTTTGACATGTGTTTGTACATCCTTTCTGTCACTGGTGTCTCTTAAAAACCTCAAGATAAAGTTAAAGTTGAACTGCTTGATATACTCTCAGACCAGAAGTAAAGTGTTCCAAGCCACAGAAAATGTTGTGGTTGGGCAAAGTAGACTACTACAAAACATACCTAGAAAAAACCCAAGCAGTGAAAATAGGTGTGCTTTAAAGGTCAAGAAAAATGCTTTGcgattaaatacattttacatttactatTTTAACTGTACATAATGCTAAAATCtacttattttatatatatttttaaaagggtacaaGAAAAATCGGTCTGTGGCATGTCGTCTTAAAGATCCTGCAGTTGGTCTCTACTTTTGAAGTATGTCCTAATACTGCAAGCCTTTGGTTTGCACACCCAAGTCAGGTGACTTGTGTCAAAATTTATGTCGAAATTAAGCAAACGCATTATAGCTTCAGTTTGGTCTTGGTGTTTTTTAACCCTCTCTCTTCCAGAGAATCTTTGTCTTCTTTAATTTCAGCTTTCCCAAATGTTTAACAGAatcaaaagcaaaaaataaagtttcaaAATTTCAcaaaggtacaacattttaatatgttgtatacccaaaaggtacaaaaatgaacctttTGAGTTACAGTAAAGGTACCGTTTGTACTTTTTCTTCTGACAGTGTGTTAATGATAGTGTGTTAGTATCTCTGGTTCCTAACATGTATAATAAATACACAGCTAAAAAGAAGGTGACTAATTATTGtctgttttaaagcaacaccaaagagtatttttttaccttaaaataacgttttcaaaaaagcttcagtcgttcatccactcgaaacagggtgaatggcactttcacattcgctttgcagccctctattggccaaaaccgcactaaagaagtttccaaccatcgggtcctgtagttcgagtgaaaactacaaaaacttgctttacggcagacctacaatcaaATCAGAGCcagctgcagtatttacgataTTGGTAATGGGCAATcacgcttccaacctgtagggggagcaaagagcaaaaactcttttaagtgttgttttaaaaccATTGGCGTAAAAAAATGAACTTCATGTGGAGAAAAATGAACCCCTTAGGCCTTCAGTTTAGGAATCACCTTTTGGGGTTAGTTTTTAAAGCGGTCAAACAGCGCTCTCTGCTGGTAAGATGAGGTCTGACATCCTTTAATTAAAAAGGCTGTCAGGGTCCATTCAAGTATAAAAGAATGATGAGACATTAAAAGATGAAGCTTTATTTTGATGATCATTACAAttatttgcttaaaataaaagatttttgtaaatcattttaattgttCCACTCCTGAGTAATACTGGTGCTCTTTTTTATTCCTTAATTAATTGTTCGGCTTTCTTTGTAGCAGCATCAATGTGATGAATatttatttcagcctaaaagaACAAAAGAGGCAAAAGAGGAGAATAAAAACAGAGGgtaagaacaaaaaaatatctCCTGCTACACAAAAAGGCCGTAACAACCTCGTCAACATTGGGGGGAATCAAAACATCCATGGCTACAGTATATAACAAATATCAAAGTTTCTTGCTTATTGGATGGGACCTGTAACATGTCTCCCTCAATGTCTACTGTGGTTACAGCCCTGCTACACAACATTAAGAAGTGGACAAAAAGTTCAATTCagcatttaatttgttttaatagtTTTTCATCCACTAAAACCTCAAAGCTTTCTGTGTGACTTGATATTATAAATGATATTTATTACCTTAATAAAGTTACACTGACAAAATAGTGTGCATGGGAGATAAAgtaggtgggtgattctcacgaaaacttggttttaaaaatgtcaagaatgaaaatgtaaaaattgcttaaatttacattttttcccaccagacattgaaaaacaaagtctggagtaaatgggaacattaatttacagtaaaaacttttacttatcatttaacactttttgtaacatcattttaaaaattagtcctaaaaaatctcattaccgcaacagtcagaaaacatcaacactgacatattttcaaaatgacatgacaaacctgaaagaacataatttggagattctgcacatgcatttaaaatcaaagtattatgcttctattaattaaattaacatttaataagcatctgttgcggtaatgataatcaaaatgtcgtgtaagcattctgacaagacaatatttcaaattaactgtaaaaaaatgatcttacctggtagccatcttgaagtaactggtccatgtgcttggtcactcaaaatcaaactttattaaaattctgtatgtgtgcttaaactgttctcaaaaagtgttgcggaggatgagaacatcaggcatggacacatcattttcctaatttttcttcattattattatacatgaatattcagtaaatattttttctgtcatctaaagtagtctagcaaaacatccatttattttttttcttaatatttttgtgttgatttgattaaattacaacataacgcatgttcaaacagccggacacattgcggtaatgataatttcagcagtaaatgagataaaatttacaattataaattcttatgttgaaatcacacattgtgcaaggtagaacacagtattgtgttaattctgatgctttttaattttactatattacacattttaaagctaaaatcattagtggcgtggtgtttcaatggtttcgtgagaatcacccatatactcATATACTACTTCCCTTAACAAACTAATTCAGAAATCTGTCGTTATATAATTCAGTAGCTTTACCTTTGAAGACATGCGGTCAATGATCTCGTTCTGTTTGTCGAACTCATGGCCCATGTCTGCGGCCATGATCTTTAGATTCCCAATAATGCTGCCCACTTGCTCCAGATTCTTCTCCATTTCATCTTCTCGTGCATCGTTTGTTATTctttcaaaaacaaaagagCATAAATCTTTCCAATCTCCAGGCAAATTTATTAGGTAATCATATGTTGAAAATTCTAACAATGTAACACCTTATGGCACAATACTGAAGTCCTTCTTCAATATTCACCTCCATCAAAGGCAAACATTCAAGATAGACTGTCACATGACCAGACAAGACAACTATGTCTCTCAGTCACAATGTATCACTGTACTGTAAGCTTCTTTCAGtctcaatgttttttttcaagTCTTACTTCTTGATGTAGGGTCCAGAGGGGGGCGCTGACTGACCAAAAATCCGTCGTTTTTTATGTACAGCAGTCACTTGGCTGGAGACCAGACCCTCATCTGTTTGCTCTGTGCCACAGACCTGTTCATATCTCTGGTCATTCTCAATAGACTTTAGCCTAAAAGGGGAAATTTGTTTAGAAATAGAGCAGATACAAGTTCTTATTTCCACATTAAACCATACAAAGCTTTcattattttaactcttttaacTAAAAACCTTGCTATGTCTTATAGACAGATTTATATCTCTCTTTTCTTGTCTTATATATAAAGGCCCACTTATTTAACAACAATGGCATGCtgacaataaacacacacaattaTGTACACAATTAAAAATAACGTTTATGATGCAGTCAGCTGTTGTTACAAAGTTGAGCTTTTATAATAGCCAACCTGTTGCATGGGCAAAGACATAGACCCCAGCATTTGAACAGGTCATTCAGATTCCTCTGAGCCTTTATCATGTTTTCCTTTATCTCATCCAGATCACCTTCTGCATTCTTCAACTGGtctgagaaaaaaataaagaaggaCACAgagattatttttaataatatgagACCAAGCCAGTGCCTCCAAAcggatatttttttattttcctgtatacgttagaGTTCTgcgggggtaaaaatgaccacagaaattaaaagagtgattacaaaaaatatatacatttttaatgatacaatttttttgtttacttcccatctatacattaatgctgtgttttgggagatatgaagtacttttgtacctgtataccactaaattcctcaactacaccattagcttgcctgtaaaatatcaaattttgtgaaaaattcacataaatgatgatctaaatttgatttaaacagtttttagatattgatctagatgttatgtgttaaaTTTGGTCATCTGGTGTTTagaaagaaacataaaagaattacagtttaggaaataaatcattttgatcAGCAGAGggccatagagacccattcattttactggatgtAGCCAACTTACATCACTACTCTAGTGATACATTATGTGAATTTAtgtgtatataaacattagaaaggccattaaaaataaatattattttaaatagtagaattttttgtagtttttgatacattttgaaatgtctgtttttacaaaatgccacagaaatttgactgaatgtaagtgtgcgcacgtgcgtgtgtgtgtatgtttgagtatgtgtgtgtgcactcaCCTGTGTGAGCATTAGAGCCCACCAATTTACATCTTTGTTTgcatctgtggctgttttttgccaaattctgtaaaaaatgctctctgtggcagtcatacctttatgtgtttgtatgtgtgattgagcatgtcttttctatattgcatttgtgcttTAGTACCAGGCCTACTTTTCTGTGTtgaatatttcatatttattctagatgcattgattttattttgacaaatttttgcATTTTCAAT
This is a stretch of genomic DNA from Misgurnus anguillicaudatus chromosome 7, ASM2758022v2, whole genome shotgun sequence. It encodes these proteins:
- the LOC129418181 gene encoding synaptosomal-associated protein 23-like — translated: MEDMSVEEMKTKGDKLTNKSLKSTRRILQMAEECQNTGGKTIDMLDKQGNQLKNAEGDLDEIKENMIKAQRNLNDLFKCWGLCLCPCNRLKSIENDQRYEQVCGTEQTDEGLVSSQVTAVHKKRRIFGQSAPPSGPYIKKITNDAREDEMEKNLEQVGSIIGNLKIMAADMGHEFDKQNEIIDRMSSKAEINIHHIDAATKKAEQLIKE